The sequence CGGGAAGAAGCCCGCCGCGCCGCTGTAGATGCTCCCGCCGACCGACGGGTCGGCGTCGGCCCCCGCGGGAATCGTCTCGACGACGGCCCCGACGACGGGTGCGTCGGCGAAGGCGGCGGCGATGCCGGAGGAGGCGGGTGCGTTGAACACGAGCATCTCGCTGGCCGGCGCGAGGCCGAGCGCGAGGTTGAGGACGATTGCGACGATGAGCCCCCAGGAGATGGCCTCGACGATGTGTCGGCCCGAGACGGCCGTCACGATGACGACGGCGATGGAGAGCAGATGGACGAGGCCGAGCGCCGTCGCGTCCTCGATGACGGTGGCACCGACCGACATGGGTTCGCCGGCCATCGCGCTGCCGGCGACGAGGTAGGCCGCGAAGGCGAGCACGGCGGCGATGACGGCGTACTTGAACCGCGAGGCGACGACGCCGCCGATGTCCGCGTTCTGGGTGACGGCGCTGACGATGGTGGTGTCGCTGACGGGCGCGAGATTGTCGCCGAACACCGCCCCCGAGAGGATGGCCCCGAACAGCAGTACGGGGTTCGCGCCGAGGAGCACGCCCGCCGGGAAGACGAGACCGGTGAAGGCGATAGCGGTGCCGTAACCCGTGCCGATACCCGTCGCCAGCACCGCGGCGAGCAGGAACGTCAGCGCCGGGAACAGCGCCGCGCCGACGCTGAGCGCGTCGGCCGCCCAGACGAGACCGGAGACGAACTCGCCGACCTGTATCGTCTCGGCGAACATCCCGGCCCACAGCCACGCGACGATGGCGGTGACGGCGACGCGCTGGGTCATCCCCTCGAACAGCGCGTTGGCGTAGTGCTTCCAGTCTCCCTTCACGAACAACATTCCGAGGATGAGGCCGAGGAGCATCCCGGCGACCAACCCCGTCGTGTCGCCGATGCCGAAGAGACCGCTCTGTACGATAGCCCATACGATGAAGAACGCGATCGGGACGGTGCTCGCGAGGGGACCGCCGCGGAAACGTAGCGGCGGGCCCTCGGAGTCGTCGCCGAGTTCCGCACGACTCATATCAGTTCTGTCGACTCGGGCCGGACAAATAAGCGATACGTCTCGGCGAACTGTGAACCAGCGAACCAGTCCGTCCGGCGACGGTCCGTTCCGATTGCCCTTTTCTCCGGCTTTATGTGAACGCCTCCCAATCTCCGCGACATGAGCCAAAGCGAGTTCGACTACGTCGGCTTCCGCCGCGACCTGCACCGCCACCCCGAACCGGCGTGGCGAGAGTTCTACACCACCGCCCGCATCGTCGACGAACTGGAGAAACGCGACCTCGACGGGTTGTTCGTCGGCCGAGAGGCGCTCGCCGACGACCGCCCCGGCGTCCCCGACGACGCGGAACTCGACGAGTGGTTCGAGCGGGCCCGCGAGGCCGGCGCGCGCGAGGACGTCCTCGAGAAACTGGAGGGCGGCTACACCGGCGCCGTCGCCGTCGTCGAGAAGGGCGAGGGGCCGACCGTCGCGCTCCGCGTCGACATCGACGCGCTGCCCATCACCGAGGCCGACGAGGACGACCACGCGCCGGTCTCGGGTGACTTCCGCTCGGAGAACGAGGGGTTCATGCACGCGTGCGGCCACGACGCCCACGCGACCATCGGTCTCGGCGTCCTCGACGCGATCATCGACAGCGACTTCTCGGGGACGTTCAAGGTGTTCTTCCAGCCGAGCGAGGAGATCGTCTCCGGCGGCGGCCCGATGGCCGACAGCGGCCACCTCGACGACGTGGACTACCTGCTGGCCGTCCACATCGGTCTCGACCACCCCTCGGGCGAGATCGTCGCGGGCGTCGACGGTTTTCTGGCCGTCCACCACTTCCGCGCGGAGTTCACCGGCCACCCCGCCCACGCCGGGGCGCGCCCCGAGGAGGGCGACAACGCGGTGCAGGCGATGGCCGCCGCGATTCAGAACCTCTACGCGATTCCCCGACACGCCGACGGCGCGACTCGAATCAACGCCGGCCTCGTCGGCGGCGGTACGGCGACGAACATCATCCCCGAGGAGTCGTTCATCGACGGCGAGGTCCGCGGCGAGACGACCGAACTGATGGAGTACATGCAGGAGAAGGCGTACCGCGTGATGGAGGCGGCCGCGGAGATGCACGGCTGTGAGGTGTCGCTGACGACGGAGGGCGAGGCCCCCAGCGCTCGTAGCGACGACGCACTCGTGAACGTCGTCTCCGCGGTCGCAGGCGACAACGACGGCGTCACCTCGCTCGTCGAACGCGACGCGCTCGGCGGCAGCGAGGACGCGACGTTCCTCATGCAGAAAGTACAGGACAACGGCGGGAAGGCCGCCTACGTCGGCGTCGGCACCGACCACCCCGGCGGCCACCACACCCGGACGTTCGACGTGAACGAAGACGACCTCGACTTGGGTATCGAGGTGCTCGCCGACTCGATTCTCGAAGTCGCGGCGACGCGGCCGTAGGGCGACGCGTTCACCTCCTCTTCCCGCCCTATCGCCTGACGACCAACGTCACGATTCCGAGGACGAGGAGCGCGATTCCGTACCACAGCGAATCGCCGGGGAGGTACGCGAGAATCAGCGTGACGATGCCTGAAGAGAGAAGCGACCAGCCGATGGTAGTTCGGTACGTCATACAGTGGTGACGACGCGCAGACTGATAGTGGTGGGGGCGGTCCGTCGCGGACGAGGCCGAATGCGGTTCCGGTGCGGTCTGCGGTACTCACTCGTGCTCTGCGCCGCGAGCGAGTGAAACGAGCGAGCGGCCTTTTTGGTGCAGATTTTTGCAAGCGGGGGTGCGCGAAGCGCACCCTCCGCAGCAAAAAGGTGCGTTCTAGTACTTCGCTTCCGCGCCGGTCGTCTCGTAGATTCGGTCCATCAGGTCGTCGCGGTGGATCTGCCACCCCGAGAGCGCGCTCGGGCGCGTCGGGTAGCGGTCGTAGTGGTTCATCAGTTGCTCGGCGAGTCGCTTCGTCTGGTAGAACGTCTTTATCTCCCGCCAGTAGCCGGCGCTCTTGAACGCGGTCTGCGCCATCAGGAGCGGGCTCATCGACGTTTTGCCGGAGTACAGCGCCTCGGCGAGTTTCTCGCCCGGCAGCGCCGCGAGCAGCCCCATCAGATCGTCGACGTCGACGGCCGTCGAGAGGACGTTGTACACGTCGAGGCCGGCGTAGCGGCCGCCGAAGTGGTCCATCACGCGCTCGTTGTAGTGCCAGAGCGCGTCCTCGGATACGTCGCCGTCCGCGATGGCGCGGACGGCCTGCTCGGCGGCGTACTTTCCGGCGTAGGCCGCCCCGGCGATGCCACCGCCGGTCGTCGGGTTGACGTGACCCGCGGCGTCGCCCGCGGCGATGAACCCCGGCGCGGTGGCGGAGTCGTACGGTCGGCGGGTCGGCAGCGCCGCGCCGAGTTTGTCGGTGACCGTCGCGCCCTCGAACTCGGGGCGCGCGCGGAGGTCCTGTTTGAGGTCCTCGACGAGTTTCATCGGCTGCTCGTTCATCTGGAAACCGAGACCCGCGTTGATGGTCGTCGACGTGCGCGGGAAGTACCAGAGGTAGCCCGCCGCGCGCTTCGTCGGTTTGAACACGAGCGCGTCGTCCCACTCGACGGGTTCGTCGACCTCGACGATCTCGCGGTACGCCGAACAGAACTGCGAGTAGCGGACGTTCGTGTCGAACGTCGCCCCCGAGAGGTCGGCTTTGTCCTGCAGAAGCGACAGCGAACCCGCGCCGTCGATGGTGACGTCGGCCTCGAACTCGACGACGTCGCCCTTGTGCTTGCCGCGGACGCCCGTGACGGTGCCGTCGTCGGCCTGCGTCACGTCCTGGACGACGGTGTCGTAGTGGAACTCGACGCCGGCGTTTTCGGCACCTTCGATGAGGAGGCGACCGTACTCCCAGCGGTCGATGACCGCGAGTTCGCCGGGGACCGGGATTTCGAGCACGGTGTCGTGGCTCGGTATCTCGAAGCGGCCGTGGTCGACGTCCGTGTTGGTGAACGCGGGCTGAATCTGCGCTTTCGGAATCGACTCGGGGAACGCGTCCGCGCCCTTCAGCGCGTCGCCGCAGGCGATGTGTCCCGCTTCTTCCTCGTCCTTCCGCTCGACGATAGCGACGTCGAGTCCCGCGTTCGCCACCGTCGCGGCGGCGTAGCAACCGGCGGTCCCCGCGCCGACGACGACGACATCGTACTCGTGCGTAGTCATTAGTCGTGAGTCTCGTAGGCGGAAGCAAAACTCTTTATTCCCAAATCTGTCCTTCGACCCCCGACATAATTGCCCCCGCGCGAGTTCCGCCGGCACGGGATATCCTCACGTACAGTCGGTTCACCGTACCGACGAAACGACTTACTCGTCGGCCCCGAATACGCGGTTATCCTCCCCGGAAACGTACTCTACTCGTTATGTCTTCGCACGGACGACCCCCGACAGACGACCGACGGCCGACGCTCGGTCCCGAGGCTCTCGACGCGTTCGCCGACGCCTTCGGCGGGGAGATACTGCTCCCGTCCGACGCGGGGTACGACGACGCGCGCCGCATCTGGAACGGGATGATAGACAAGCGTCCGGCGGTCATCGCTCGCTGCTCGGGGACCGCCGACGTCGTCGCCGCGGTGCGGTTCGCCCGCGAGCGCGACCTCCCGCTCGCGGTCCGCGGCGGCGGCCACAACGTCGCGGGCACCGCCGTCTGCGACGACGGCCTCGTCGTCGACCTCTCGGGGATGGACGGCGTGTTCGTCGACCCCGACGCGCGGCGGGTCCGCGCGCAGGGCGGCGCGACGCTCGGCGACGTCGACCGCGAGACCCTGCTGTTCGGTCTCGCCACCGCACTCGGCGTCGTCTCCGAGACGGGTATCGCCGGACTCACCCTGAACGGCGGGGTCGGACATCTCCGCCGGAAGTACGGCCTCTCGCTCGACAACCTCGTCTCGGTCGAACTCGTCACCGCCGACGGCTCGGTGGTGACCGCCAGCGAGTCGGCGAACCCGGACCTCTTCTGGGCGATTCGCGGCGGCGGCGGCAACTTCGGCGTCGTCACCGCCTTCGAGTACGAACTCCACGAGGTCGGACCGGAGGTGTTCGGACTGTTCGTCTGGCACCGCGGCGACGACGCGCGAGCGGTGCTCGACGCCTTCCGCGACTACGCCGCCGACGCCTCCCGAGACGGCAGCGTCGTCCCGTTCTACGCGACGGTTCCCGAACTCGACGAGTTCCCGGAGGAGGCGCGGGGCGAGTCGGCGGTCGTGTTCCTCGGCTGCTACGACGGTCCGGCCGAAGACGCGGAAGCCGAGTTCGAGACGCTGCGAACCGTCGTCGACCCGCTGGTCGACTTCAGCGGCGTGATGGCGTACACGGCGCTTCAGTCGATGCTCGACGAGGACTACCCCGACGGACTCCGCTACTACTGGAAGGCCAGTTACGTGACGGAACTCACCGACGACGTCGTCGACCTCGTGATTCGATACGGACGCGAGAGTCCGTCGACGCTGTCGACGGTCGACGTCTGGCACCTCGGCGGCGCGATTTCCGACGTCGCCCCCGAGGAGACGGCGTTCTGGCACCGGGACGCGCCGTTCATGGTCACGTTCGAGGCGAACTGGGAGGACCCCGAGACCGACGACGCGAACGTCGCGTGGGCTCGAAACGGCCTCGCCGAACTCCGAGAGATGGACGTCGCCGCCGGCGCGTACGGTAACTTCCCCGGCTTCGGCGAGGACCCCGCGCGGACGCTGTTCGGCGAGAACTACGAGCGGTTAGTCGAGGTAAAGCGCGAGTACGACCCGGAGAACGTGTTCAGGCTGAACCAGAACGTCGCGCCGAAACCGGCGACCGGGGATGTCCGATGACCAGCGTCGCGTCGACAGACCGCGCAACGTCGAGCGACGGGACCGAAATCGCGTACGAACGAACCGGCGACGGGCCACCGCTCGTCTTGGTTCACGGGACCGCCGGCGACCACACCGACTGGCAGCGAGTGCGCCCGGCACTCGACGAACGGTTCGCCGTCTACGCGCTCGACCGACGCGGCCGAGGTGAGAGCGTCGACACCGCGAAGTACGCGCTCGAACGGGAGCTCGAAGACGTCGCTGCGGTCGTCGATTCGGTCGACGAACCGGTCGTCCTGCTCGGTCACTCCGCCGGGGCGCTCTACGCGCTGGAAGCCACGCTGCGAACCGACAACGTCGAACGGCTGGTGCTGTACGAACCGCCGATTGCCGAGGTCGGAGAGCGTCTCGTCCCCGCAGAGACCGTTGCCCGCATCGAAGCTCACCTCGACGACGGTGACCGCGAAGAGGCGTTCACGGTGTTTCTTCGGGAGGCCGCCGGCGAGTCGCGGGAGGATATCGAGGCCCTGAAAGCCGCTCCGGCGTGGGGCGTCGGCCTCGAAACGGCGCACACTATTCCGCGGGAGATTCGCGCCATCGACGACTACCGATTCGACTCCGACCGGTTCGCGGCGTTCACGGTCCCGACGCTGCTTCTGTCCGGTGGCGAAAGCCCGCCGTTCATGGAGCGAGCGACCGCGCTCGTCGACAAGGCCCTGCCGAACACCCGAGTCGTCACGCTTCCGGGGGCAGGCCACGAGGCGATGAACACCGCGCCCGAATCGTTCGTCGAGACGGTGGTCGAGTCGCTGCGCTCTCCGGGGTGAGCACGTGGAGCAAAGGGGAGACGAAAGAAACGCTGCGACGGCTACCGGTCTTCGCCCGACTCGTAGTGTTCGCCCGCCGCTTCCGGGAGTCGCGTCTTCCCGAACAGCGCGAGCACGACGATGACCGCCACGTACGGAATCGTCCGCACGAGCGACTGCGGGACGGCGATGATGGCCGCCGCCTGCAGGCGCAGTTGCAGCGCGTCCAGTCCGGCGAAGAGGAACGTCGACAGCAGCGCGCCGACGGGGTTGTAGTTGCCGAACAGGTAGGCGACGATGGCGATGAACCCCTTCCCGTTCACCATCGTCTGCCCGTTGCCGACGAACTGGCCGAGGCTGAGCGACAGCGCCGCACCGCCGATGCCCGCGAGCAACCCGGAGATGAGCACTGCCGCGTAGCGGACGCGGTTCACGTCGACGCCCGCGGTGTCGAGCGCCTGCGGGTTCTCCCCGCTGGCGACGACCCAGCGGCCGAACGACGTGCGGTTCAGCGTGTACCACGACGCCGCGGTGGCGACGAACATCAGGTAGACTATCGGCGACGTGTCGAACAGCGCGCCGAAGAAGGGGATACCCGCGAGGCCGGGCACCGTGACGGTGCCGAAGGTCTGCACGCTCGTGGTGTTCGGGCCGCCGTAGATGACCTGCGAGGCGAACGGCGCGAGTCCGAGCGCGATGAGCCACACCGCGAGGCCCGCGATGATCTGGTCGGCGCGGAACTCGATGCAGACGACGGCGAACAGCGCCGCCAACAGCACGCTGGCGACGACGCCGACGAACAGGCCGAGCCAGATGTCGCCCGTCACGTCCGTCGCGTAGACGCCGACGAACGCCGAGATGATGAGCAGCCCTTCGAGGCCGATGTTGATGACGCCGCTCTTCTCGGCGAAGATGCCGCCCAGCGCCGCGAAGGCGATGGGAACCGAGAGCCGAAGCGTCGCCGAGAGCGCGCTCTTGGTGAACATGACGCCGAGGATGCGCCCCGGCGTCGACGCCGGGGCGACGAGCCCCCACAGCACGAAGACGGCGGCGGCGACGAGCGCGACGATGCCCGCGATGCGCCGCGTCGAGAGGTCGGAGGTGCGGCTGAGCGTCGCGTTACTCATTTCGCTCACCTCCGGTCGCCGCGGCCGAGTCGTCGGTCACGACCCCTCCATCGGTCGCGACGGGGCGTTCGTCGGAGCTGTCGACGACGAACTTCTGTCCGATGAGTCGGAAGAACTCCGGCATCGCCACGAAGAGGATGATGAGCCCCCGGAGCACGCCGACGAGTTGCGGCGGCACGTCCGTACTCACGTCGACGATGATGGAGCCGCTCTTCAGGATGCCGAACAGCAGCGCGGCGAAGCCGACGCCGAGGGGGTTGTTGCCCGCCAGAATCGAGACGGTGATGCCGTCGAAGCCGTACGCCGGGACGCCGGTCTGGTAGTTGCCGAGAATCATGAGCACGTACATCGCGCCGCCGACGCCGCCGATAGCGCCCGACAGCGTCATGCTGGAGACGATGGTCCGCGCGGCGTCGACGCCGCCGTACTCGGCGGCTTCGGGTTGGATGCCGCTCGTGCGGATGTCGTAGCCGAACGACGTGTGTTCGAGCAGGTAGTACGACGCGCCGACGAGCGCGAGCGCGATTCCGAGCGCGATAATCGAGAAGTCGTCGCGCGGTTCGTACAGAATCGGCGGGATGGTGGCGAACTCCGGGAGACCGACCGTCTCGTTGGCCGGGCTCTCGGGGTCCTTGAACGGGTTCGCGACGAGGAACAGCGCGACGCTCGTCGCCACGAAGTTCAGCATGATGGTCGTGATGACTTCGTTGGCGTCGGCGTACGCCTTCAACGCCCCCGGAATCGCGGCGAACAGGCCGCCGGCGAGCGCGCCGACGACGAGGCCGAACGGGACGAGCACGAGCGTGCCGACGAGACCCGAGACCAGCGAGGAGGCCCAGAGGACGGTGAGCGCCGTCGCCAGCGCGCCGACGACCAACTGACCCTGCATCCCGATGTTGAAGATGCCCGCGCGGAACGCGAGCGCGACGCCGAGGCCGGTGAAGATGAGAATCGTCGTCTCGCGGAGCGTGACCGCCATCTGTCCGTTCAGCGGCGTCCACCCCTCGCGGAACGGCGGCGCGAGTTGCCCCTGCAGGGGTTGGAACAGCGGGTTGATGGGGTTGCCGAGCGCGCCGAGGAAGAGGCTGTCGTAGACGGCGAAGGGGTCGTAACAGAAGCCGACGCCGAAGAACGTCGTCGCCGCGGTCGTACACGTCGTCATCCGACCGGCGGCGAGGACGATGAGGACGCCGACGAACATCGAGAGCACGAGCGCGGCGGTGCTGATGAGCACCCGCTCGAACGCCGAGGCGCGGACGAGTCGCTCGAGCGCGCTCCGACCGCGCGCGCGCCAGTCGCCGGCGCTCATCGGCTCTCACCCCCGGCGGTGGCGCCCGCGTTGTCGTCGTCGGTGGTCCGGTCGCCCGGCCCCGCGTCGTCGGTGGCCCCGCTGCCCGGTCTCTCGCCGCCGTCGGCGGCACGGAGGCTCGTCGCCGACGACTCCTCGGGCAACTGCTCGCCCGCCATCAGCAGGCCGATCTCCTCCTCGGTGACCGTCTCGGGGTCGACGACGTCCATTATCTCGCCGTCGTGCATCACCGCGAGGCGGTCCGAGAGCCCCTGAACCTCTTCGAGTTTCGAGGAGACCAACAGTACGGCCTTGCCGGCCGACCGCAGGTCGAGCAGTCGGTCGTGGATGAACTCCGTCGACCCGATGTCGACGCCGCGGGTCGGGTGGGTGGCGACGACGAGCGACGGGTCGCGCTCGAACTCGCGGCCGACGATGAACTTCTGCTGGTTGCCGCCCGAGAAGGCGGCGGCCTTCGCGTCGCGGTTCGGCGGGCGAACGTCGTACTCGTCGATGATGTCCTGGGCGTGGGTCCGCGCTCGGTTCCACTCGATGCGCCCGTTCTCGGCGAACGGCCGGCTGTGCTGGCTGCCGAGCAGCCCGTTCTCGGTGAGGTCGAACTCCATCACGAGGCCGCGTTCGTGGCGGTCCTCGGGGATGTACGCCATCCCCTCGTCGATGCGGCGCTGGCGCGACCACGCCGTGATGTCGTCGCGCCCGAAAGTGACCGTGCCGGCGGTCGGCTTTCGGAGGCCGGTGATGGCCTCGACGAGCTCGGACTGCCCGTTGCCGTCGACGCCGGCGATGCCGAACACCTCCCCCTCGTGGACGGTGATGGAGACGTCCGAGACGGCTTCGACGCCGCGTTCGTCCTCCGCGGAGAGGCGGTCGACCGAGAGGACCGTCTCGCCGCGTTCGACGCGCGGTTTCTCGACGGTCTCCAACACTTCGCGGCCGACCATCAGCTCCGCGAGCCGTTCGCGGGTCACGTCGGCGGCCGCGACGGTCCCGACGTTCCTCCCGTCGCGGAGGACGGTGATGTCGTCGGCGGCGTGCATCGCCTCGCCCAACTTGTGGGTGATGAAGATGATGGTCTTGCCCTGTGCGGTGAGCTCCTCGAAGACGGCGAAGAGGTCCTCGACTTCCTGCGGCGTCAGCACCGCGGTGGGTTCGTCGAGGATGAGGACGTCAGCGCCCCGGTAGAGCGCCTTCAGAATCTCGACGCGCTGCTGGACGCCGACGCTCACGTCGGCGATAGTCGCGTCGGGGTCGACGTCGAAGCCGTAGCGGTCGCAGAGCTCGACCACCTCGCGGCGGGCGCGGGTGCCGTCGACGGCCAGCCCGCCCCACTTCCGGGGCTCGTTGCCGAGGGTGATGTTCTCGGTGACGCTCATGGGGTCGACCAGCATGAAGTGCTGGTGGATCATCCCGACGCCGGCGTCGATGGCGTCGCCCGGCGAGTCGAAGCGTCTGGGTGGCTGTACGTATCGGTGGGTCGTCTCGTCGTCGGCTTCGAGTCCGTCGCCGTCGACGTAAACGTCGCCCTCGGTCGGTTCGTACAGTCCGTAGAGGACGTTCATCAGCGTCGTCTTCCCCGCGCCGTTCTCGCCGAGGAGCGCGTGTACCGACCCCCGTTCGACGAGTAAGTCGACGTCGTCGTTGGCGACGACGCCGGGAAAACGTTTGGTGATTCCGTCGAGATGGACGGCCGGTTCCATTGGTAGTGGCTTGTTGAGTGTGTGCTTAAGAGCGTGGTTTCGCGGATTGTTCGACTATCGAACCGTTTTCGGTCCCCGACGGACCGAGTTACAGGTTC is a genomic window of Haloprofundus halophilus containing:
- a CDS encoding ABC transporter ATP-binding protein — encoded protein: MEPAVHLDGITKRFPGVVANDDVDLLVERGSVHALLGENGAGKTTLMNVLYGLYEPTEGDVYVDGDGLEADDETTHRYVQPPRRFDSPGDAIDAGVGMIHQHFMLVDPMSVTENITLGNEPRKWGGLAVDGTRARREVVELCDRYGFDVDPDATIADVSVGVQQRVEILKALYRGADVLILDEPTAVLTPQEVEDLFAVFEELTAQGKTIIFITHKLGEAMHAADDITVLRDGRNVGTVAAADVTRERLAELMVGREVLETVEKPRVERGETVLSVDRLSAEDERGVEAVSDVSITVHEGEVFGIAGVDGNGQSELVEAITGLRKPTAGTVTFGRDDITAWSRQRRIDEGMAYIPEDRHERGLVMEFDLTENGLLGSQHSRPFAENGRIEWNRARTHAQDIIDEYDVRPPNRDAKAAAFSGGNQQKFIVGREFERDPSLVVATHPTRGVDIGSTEFIHDRLLDLRSAGKAVLLVSSKLEEVQGLSDRLAVMHDGEIMDVVDPETVTEEEIGLLMAGEQLPEESSATSLRAADGGERPGSGATDDAGPGDRTTDDDNAGATAGGESR
- a CDS encoding FAD-binding oxidoreductase — protein: MSSHGRPPTDDRRPTLGPEALDAFADAFGGEILLPSDAGYDDARRIWNGMIDKRPAVIARCSGTADVVAAVRFARERDLPLAVRGGGHNVAGTAVCDDGLVVDLSGMDGVFVDPDARRVRAQGGATLGDVDRETLLFGLATALGVVSETGIAGLTLNGGVGHLRRKYGLSLDNLVSVELVTADGSVVTASESANPDLFWAIRGGGGNFGVVTAFEYELHEVGPEVFGLFVWHRGDDARAVLDAFRDYAADASRDGSVVPFYATVPELDEFPEEARGESAVVFLGCYDGPAEDAEAEFETLRTVVDPLVDFSGVMAYTALQSMLDEDYPDGLRYYWKASYVTELTDDVVDLVIRYGRESPSTLSTVDVWHLGGAISDVAPEETAFWHRDAPFMVTFEANWEDPETDDANVAWARNGLAELREMDVAAGAYGNFPGFGEDPARTLFGENYERLVEVKREYDPENVFRLNQNVAPKPATGDVR
- a CDS encoding alpha/beta fold hydrolase → MTSVASTDRATSSDGTEIAYERTGDGPPLVLVHGTAGDHTDWQRVRPALDERFAVYALDRRGRGESVDTAKYALERELEDVAAVVDSVDEPVVLLGHSAGALYALEATLRTDNVERLVLYEPPIAEVGERLVPAETVARIEAHLDDGDREEAFTVFLREAAGESREDIEALKAAPAWGVGLETAHTIPREIRAIDDYRFDSDRFAAFTVPTLLLSGGESPPFMERATALVDKALPNTRVVTLPGAGHEAMNTAPESFVETVVESLRSPG
- a CDS encoding Na+/H+ antiporter NhaC family protein translates to MSRAELGDDSEGPPLRFRGGPLASTVPIAFFIVWAIVQSGLFGIGDTTGLVAGMLLGLILGMLFVKGDWKHYANALFEGMTQRVAVTAIVAWLWAGMFAETIQVGEFVSGLVWAADALSVGAALFPALTFLLAAVLATGIGTGYGTAIAFTGLVFPAGVLLGANPVLLFGAILSGAVFGDNLAPVSDTTIVSAVTQNADIGGVVASRFKYAVIAAVLAFAAYLVAGSAMAGEPMSVGATVIEDATALGLVHLLSIAVVIVTAVSGRHIVEAISWGLIVAIVLNLALGLAPASEMLVFNAPASSGIAAAFADAPVVGAVVETIPAGADADPSVGGSIYSGAAGFFPLIVLVLLIVAGAKVLQRGGGFEAIQDVLLNRVATSVRRSELTMVLGTALVNAMITINTAAEIAIAPYVSTLGRRFNINGYRRANILDANTSALGYIFPWGGGVLAGYSVMLGLPEEYEWFTQAMLVNPASVWPYVFHGWFLVGVFVFAAVTGYGREYVPDRVSEEVSRV
- a CDS encoding ABC transporter permease, which gives rise to MSNATLSRTSDLSTRRIAGIVALVAAAVFVLWGLVAPASTPGRILGVMFTKSALSATLRLSVPIAFAALGGIFAEKSGVINIGLEGLLIISAFVGVYATDVTGDIWLGLFVGVVASVLLAALFAVVCIEFRADQIIAGLAVWLIALGLAPFASQVIYGGPNTTSVQTFGTVTVPGLAGIPFFGALFDTSPIVYLMFVATAASWYTLNRTSFGRWVVASGENPQALDTAGVDVNRVRYAAVLISGLLAGIGGAALSLSLGQFVGNGQTMVNGKGFIAIVAYLFGNYNPVGALLSTFLFAGLDALQLRLQAAAIIAVPQSLVRTIPYVAVIVVLALFGKTRLPEAAGEHYESGEDR
- a CDS encoding ABC transporter permease, whose translation is MSAGDWRARGRSALERLVRASAFERVLISTAALVLSMFVGVLIVLAAGRMTTCTTAATTFFGVGFCYDPFAVYDSLFLGALGNPINPLFQPLQGQLAPPFREGWTPLNGQMAVTLRETTILIFTGLGVALAFRAGIFNIGMQGQLVVGALATALTVLWASSLVSGLVGTLVLVPFGLVVGALAGGLFAAIPGALKAYADANEVITTIMLNFVATSVALFLVANPFKDPESPANETVGLPEFATIPPILYEPRDDFSIIALGIALALVGASYYLLEHTSFGYDIRTSGIQPEAAEYGGVDAARTIVSSMTLSGAIGGVGGAMYVLMILGNYQTGVPAYGFDGITVSILAGNNPLGVGFAALLFGILKSGSIIVDVSTDVPPQLVGVLRGLIILFVAMPEFFRLIGQKFVVDSSDERPVATDGGVVTDDSAAATGGERNE
- a CDS encoding amidohydrolase, which translates into the protein MSQSEFDYVGFRRDLHRHPEPAWREFYTTARIVDELEKRDLDGLFVGREALADDRPGVPDDAELDEWFERAREAGAREDVLEKLEGGYTGAVAVVEKGEGPTVALRVDIDALPITEADEDDHAPVSGDFRSENEGFMHACGHDAHATIGLGVLDAIIDSDFSGTFKVFFQPSEEIVSGGGPMADSGHLDDVDYLLAVHIGLDHPSGEIVAGVDGFLAVHHFRAEFTGHPAHAGARPEEGDNAVQAMAAAIQNLYAIPRHADGATRINAGLVGGGTATNIIPEESFIDGEVRGETTELMEYMQEKAYRVMEAAAEMHGCEVSLTTEGEAPSARSDDALVNVVSAVAGDNDGVTSLVERDALGGSEDATFLMQKVQDNGGKAAYVGVGTDHPGGHHTRTFDVNEDDLDLGIEVLADSILEVAATRP
- a CDS encoding geranylgeranyl reductase family protein, translating into MTTHEYDVVVVGAGTAGCYAAATVANAGLDVAIVERKDEEEAGHIACGDALKGADAFPESIPKAQIQPAFTNTDVDHGRFEIPSHDTVLEIPVPGELAVIDRWEYGRLLIEGAENAGVEFHYDTVVQDVTQADDGTVTGVRGKHKGDVVEFEADVTIDGAGSLSLLQDKADLSGATFDTNVRYSQFCSAYREIVEVDEPVEWDDALVFKPTKRAAGYLWYFPRTSTTINAGLGFQMNEQPMKLVEDLKQDLRARPEFEGATVTDKLGAALPTRRPYDSATAPGFIAAGDAAGHVNPTTGGGIAGAAYAGKYAAEQAVRAIADGDVSEDALWHYNERVMDHFGGRYAGLDVYNVLSTAVDVDDLMGLLAALPGEKLAEALYSGKTSMSPLLMAQTAFKSAGYWREIKTFYQTKRLAEQLMNHYDRYPTRPSALSGWQIHRDDLMDRIYETTGAEAKY